From Elephas maximus indicus isolate mEleMax1 chromosome 1, mEleMax1 primary haplotype, whole genome shotgun sequence, a single genomic window includes:
- the LOC126078152 gene encoding patr class I histocompatibility antigen, B-1 alpha chain-like, translating into MAPRTLLLLLSGALALTQTRAGSHSLRYFHTAVSRPGRGEPRYIAVGYVDDTQFVRFDSDAANPRMEPRATWMEQEGPEYWDQETRRAKGAAVTSRVNLQTALRYYNQSDAGSHTFQVMSGCEVGPDGRLLRGYGQHAYDGADYIALNEDLSSWTAADTAAQITRHKWEAEKVADQFRAYVEGRCQEYLRRYLENGKESLQRADAPKAHITHHPISDREATLRCWALSFYPAEITLTWQRDGEDQTQDMELVETRPAGDGTFQKWAAMVVPSGEEQRYTCHVQHEGLPKPLTLRWESHSQSPAIIMGIIAGLVFLVAAVAVVAGAVIWRNNSSGRDKGGA; encoded by the exons ATGGCGCCCCGGaccctcctcctgctgctctcGGGGGCCCTGGCCCTGACCCAGACCCGGGCGG GCTCCCACTCCCTGAGGTATTTTCACACCGCCGTGTCCCGGCCCGGCCGCGGGGAGCCCCGGTACATCGCCGTCGGCTACGTGGACGACACGCAGTTCGTGCGGTTCGATAGCGACGCCGCCAACCCGAGGATGGAGCCGCGGGCAACGTGGATGGAGCAGGAGGGGCCGGAGTATTGGGACCAGGAGACACGGAGGGCGAAGGGAGCCGCAGTGACTTCCCGAGTGAACCTGCAGACCGCGCTCCGCTACTACAACCAGAGCGACGCCG GGTCTCACACCTTCCAGGTGATGTCGGGCTGTGAAGTGGGGCCCGACGGACGCCTCCTCCGTGGCTATGGGCAGCACGCCTACGACGGCGCCGACTACATCGCCCTGAACGAGGACCTGAGCTCCTGGACCGCGGCGGATACGGCCGCACAGATCACCCGGCACAAGTGGGAGGCTGAGAAGGTTGCAGATCAGTTCAGGGCCTACGTGGAGGGCAGGTGCCAGGAGTACCTCCGCAGATACCTGGAGAACGGGAAGGAATCTCTGCAGCGCGCAG ACGCCCCCAAAGCACACATAACCCACCACCCCATCTCTGACCGTGAGGCCACGCTGAGGTGCTGGGCCCTGAGCTTCTATCCTGCGGAGATCACCCTGACCTGGCAGCGGGACGGAGAGGACCAGACCCAGGACATGGAGCTTGTGGAGACCAGGCCTGCAGGGGACGGAACCTTCCAGAAATGGGCAGCCATGGTTGTGCCCTCTGGAGAGGAGCAGAGATACACGTGCCATGTGCAGCATGAGGGGCTGCCCAAGCCTCTCACCCTGAGATGGG AGTCCCATTCTCAGTCCCCCGCCATCATCATGGGAATCATTGCTGGCCTGGTATTCCTTGTGGCTGCTGTAGCTGTGGTGGCTGGAGCTGTGATCTGGAGGAATAATAGCTCAGGTAGAGATAAGGGTGGGGCCTGA